The region TGTTAATATATGATATTGCAACAGATTGATCAAATTAAGAAATGTGAAGAAACATACATTTTGGAAACTACATAATaatatacacattacacacatctagttttacaaataaacacacaaaatccaGGTAGTTGCAGTGATATGCATAATATATCAAATCAAGTAGGATTATAATTGTGGGTAAGACCATGACACCATGTGACTGTGACACATGAATAGTTTGGGAACATGCCTATAAAAATGGCTGCCTGCCCCTCTTGATACACTGTAAGAAAATAGACATTCATCACTGAAGATGACTCTTCTACTTCTGTGGCTCCTGTTGCTCCACTTCTCCATCTTCAATGTAACCTTGGAATCGCAGTGCACTCTGCAGAATAATTTTGAGCCAGGATTCATGGCTGGTGGAGACTTTGTCATTGGTGGCATTTTCCCCTTGCATTACAATCAGGAAATGCCAGATCTGAACTGCACATACAAACCAGGACCAGTGCGGTGTAATGGGTATGAATGTCCTAATACAACTGTGAAAACCGCTGAATAATTTTTTCTGCCTGAAATGAAAGGAAtttgtttgaatgaatgaatgtgttggATATAGGTCAGAATGgaaaatatacactatacactgcaaATTATGCCTTGGTCACTTTTAGTAATGTGGCTGAGCATTCTCATTCTGATGTTCTCAATCCTTCTTTGTTCAGGTTTGATCCCAGAGCTTTCCGCTGGGCTCTGACTATGAAGCTTGCTGTGGAAGAAATTAACAACAGTACTGAGCTGTTACCTAACCACACTCTAGGTTATAAAATATTTGATTCCTGTGCATATCCTTTAACTGGTCAGAGAGCAGCTCTGGCTGTTATGAATGGACCAGTGGAAGCAGATAGACCCATGTGTTCAAGTGCTAGCCCGATGCTGGCCATCATTGGTGAATCTGGATCTGCTCAATCTATTGTGGTGTCTAGAATTTTACGACCTTTCAGGATtccaatggtgtgtgtgtatatatacatgtatatatgtgtatatatatatgtatatgtgtgtgtttatatatatatatatatatatatatatatatatatatatacacataatgtatgtatatttatgtcaaagcagatttttttaatgtacataCAGTAACTGACATAGCCTTTACTTACttgtgtaaaaaacaaaaacaagtgaaACACTTTTGCAATATCCAAAACTCTTAAAATTAAGCACACTTCTTATTCACATACTAAATATTACTGACAATGAAATAATATCTGCTATTCAAGTCACTGTATGAGCTCTATTGTTCATTGTTAAATGTTGTACATTTCTATTTCAGATCAGCTACTTCTCATCCTGTGCCTGTCTCAGTGACAGGCGAGAATTCCCCACCTTCTTTAGGGTCATCCCTAGTGATGCGTACCAGGTGAAAGCCATTGCCAAGCTACTGATACATTTCAACTGGACATGGGTGGGTGTGGTTAGGGGTGACCATGCTTATGGGCGCTCTGCTCTGCAGGGTCTACTTAAGGAGCTGGAGGATacaagtgtatgtgtgtcttaTCAGGAGATGATCCCCCTGCTGTATGACAGCCAGAGAGCAATAGAGATCATCCGTGTGATGAACAGCTCCAGTGCtcgtgtggtggtggtgttttcaGCTGAGGGGGAGCTCACACCTTTTCTGAAAGACTATATGAAACTGAATGTTACTGGAATTCAGTGGATTGCCAGTGAGGCCTGGGTAACAGCTTCAGTGTTCACAGGAAGTGAGTACTACCCATTTCTGGGAGGCACGATCGGGTTTGGTATACGGCAGGGCTATATTCCAAAGCTGAAAGATTATATAACAACAGTAAATCCACAGACATACTCCTCCAACACTTTGGTGCAGGAACTGTGGGGTGCTCTGTATGGGTGCTCTCCCTTTTCCTCCTTTACCCATAGTGCTCAGCTGCCCCTCTGCACTGGACAGGAGATACTCAATAAGCAACACTCTGCCTACATGAACACATCTAGTCCTCGCATTGCTTATAATGTATACAAAGGCGTGTATGCTATTGCTCACTCCCTCCATAATCTAATTTCCTGCAAACCTGGAAATGGTCCATTTAATAACTCCATGTGCGCTGACAGCACTAAAGTCTATCCATGGCAGGTGCAGGTCATTCTGTCTATTGTCCcaataaataatatgaaattATATTTCCTATTGTGAGTTACAGTGATGGATTACAGTATATCATACTATTGCTCTTCATCTGCATATCTTATGTGATTTCATAGCTCCAGCATTACCTACAAGAAGTCTCGTTTACTATCTCTGGTGAGATGGTCAACTTTGATATGAATGGTGACTCAATCCCATCCTACGACCTGATCAACTGGCAGAAGGGCACAGCTGGCAATATTGAGCTAGTTAAAGTGGGCATGTATGATGGAGCTCAAGAGGCTGGGAGTGAGCTGATCATTTATGACACAGCTATCACATGGGCCAGAGACAAAAGTGAGGCAAGCTGCTCTCAGAATGTAGTTCAGTACATGAGAAACCAACTGTTGAAGTTCTGTAGGGTGAAGTGGAGGTAAGTTGCTTCAAAGCAAACAGACGTCAGATGAGACCTGCATCAGGCTTCTCTATGTGAGAAGTCAGTGAATACTATTTTGAATGCTGCACACCTTTCAGTGACTGGGATGCACATGAATGAACAGAATGAACTCAATATTTATTGAGCAAAGATGCAAATcaaatttaatacatatttattgTTTCCTATTTTACTGACAGGAAAGTACATGCTAAAATAGACAAGTAAAAAAACAGGAATAAACCAAACAgttgtgctgtttttattttattttacatttgttcataataatgaataaaatatgagTGGTTTGTATTTACCTTTATTATGTCCTGTTACCTATTACGTGTGTAGAACTTTACTGACCTCTGGGTTTTTTGTGTTAAGCAGGTGCCAGTCTCTGTTTGCAGTGACAGCTGCCCTCCGGGATCTAGGAAAGCTGTCCGTCAAGGGGAGCCTTTGTGCTGCTTTGACTGTGTACCATGTGACAGTGGCAAGATTAGTAATCAGACAGGTCAGAAGGCATTGTCAAATTTTCTAGAGAAAACTCCCATATAGCCAATATGACAAATaactgtttaaatgtttatactAAATAGTCTTTTTCTGCTTGTTTTCTAAAGATTCAGTAGACTGCATGGTCTGTCCTGAAGGTTATTGGTCCAACGATGATGGAACAGCATGTATTCCCAAGGTCATTGAGTTCCTTTCCCATGATGCAATGGGGTTAACATTGACAGCTATTGCTGTTGTTGGGGCCTGTGTGACCTTAGCTGTATTTACAGTCTTTCTCTACCACAGAAATACTCCTATTGTACGTATGAATAACTCAGAGCTGAGTTTCTTCATCCTGCTCTCCTTGACCCTGTGTTTCCTGTGTGCACTGATCTTTATTGGGGAGCCCACATCCTGGTCATGCATGCTGCGTCACACTGCTTTCAGCATCACCTTTTCCCTCTGCATCTCTTGCATCCTGGGTAAAACCTTAGTGGTTCTTGCTGCTTTCACAGCCACGCAGCCTGGAAACAATGTGATGAAATGGCTTGGGCCTATACAGCAGAGGATCATTATCTTTAGCTGCACCCTAGTCCAGGTGATCATCTGTGCTGCATGGCTCATATCCTCCCCTCCATTCCccaacagaaacacacagtacCAGCACTCTAAGATCATTCTAGACTGCAGTGTGGGATCTGAGCTGGCCTTCTGGTGTGTACTAGGCTATATTGGCATCCTGGCctgtttgtgtttcattttggcCTTTCTGGCTCGTAAATTGCCTGGAAATTTTAACGAGGCTAAATTTATTACTTTTAgcatgttaatattttgtgcGGTGTGGCTGGCATTCATACCTGCCTATGTAAGTTCACCTGGTAAATTCACTACTGCAGTTGAAATATTTGCTATTTTAGCTTCGAGCTTTGGCCTCCTTTTGTGCTTATTTGCACCAAAGTGCTACATTATTCTGCTCAAACCAGAAAAGAATACCAAACAACATCTaatgggaaaataataataatcaaatgtaGTATATCAGATTGTAATTTATAAGCAAGCACacccacacagatacatacatacatacatacatacatacatacatacatacatagatattcaccatccattttattaggaacaccatgtacacacatgtGTACACCtgtatcaaacatcagaatggagaagcagtgtgatctttgtgactttgattgtggcatggatgttggtaccagattagctggtttgagtatttcagaaactgctgatctcctgggaatttcccacacaacagtctctagagtttacacagaatgatagaaaaaataaataaataaatttgagagacagttctgtgggtggaaacaccttgttgatgaaagagaggtcagaggaaaatagcCAGATAGATGCAAGCTAGCAGGagggatatagtaactcaaataataaCTCTTTACAAAATCTGAGGATATCATGGGCACGGGCTCACCCAAACTACACAGTTGaaaattagaagaaaaaaaaaatcaactgttCTTATTCCAGTCTTTAACTGTCTAGTTTATGTGAGTATGTGCCCATGATAGAATCAGATacatgttcttggctgacaggagtggaactgaTGTGGGtctctgctgttgtagcctatccacctcaaggtttgatgtgttctgCATTCTGATGTGCGTTTCTGCTAACTACAGTTGTAacgagtgtttatttgagttactgtagacttcctgtcagcagTCTGGTCATTCTAATGTGATCTCTCTCATTAACAaagtgtttcagcctgcagaccctctgcacacaggatttttttttcacaccattctgtgtaaaatctagagactgttgtatgtgaaaTTCCCActagatcagcagtttatgaaatgctcaaaccagcccgtctggcaccaacaaccatgccatgattaaagtcacagagatcacacctTTTCCCCAATCTGATGcatgatgtaaacattaactgaagctcttgacctttaGTAACATGAGTGGCTGATTAgaaaactgcatgaatgtgcaggtgtacaggttttCCTAatgtggacggtgagtgtatactcatatgtacatatatatggtGGGGtacaaaagtctgagaccaccaTTGGAAACCTGGGacttttttcctcatttaaaatcggaaataaacagaaagtaaggaaataaagaaagggAATGTTCTAGCTTGAATAATCAATAATCAAGATTTCACTTTTAAGAACTGCTTAtcatggtcagggtcatggCGGCTCCAGTGGCTGGAAACATGGGGCAGGATACGGGAATGCACCCTCTCAGtgcactcacattcacacttaGAGGCATCACTGAGATCATCATGCcagcaaatataaaaaaagcaaattaaagcaaaatatATCGAATAgtaagaaattctgaaattcatgtaaatattttaatttctaCATTTTGCTCAAGCTGTTGTTGATAATAGaatttttaatgaaagaaaatgtaataaattagaaaacagtgcaatatagaaacattttcactaCTGggctcagacttttggaccccattGTGTATATAAAAGACACAGACTGTATAATTGTAAAACT is a window of Ictalurus punctatus breed USDA103 chromosome 4, Coco_2.0, whole genome shotgun sequence DNA encoding:
- the LOC108263925 gene encoding extracellular calcium-sensing receptor-like, translating into MTLLLLWLLLLHFSIFNVTLESQCTLQNNFEPGFMAGGDFVIGGIFPLHYNQEMPDLNCTYKPGPVRCNGFDPRAFRWALTMKLAVEEINNSTELLPNHTLGYKIFDSCAYPLTGQRAALAVMNGPVEADRPMCSSASPMLAIIGESGSAQSIVVSRILRPFRIPMISYFSSCACLSDRREFPTFFRVIPSDAYQVKAIAKLLIHFNWTWVGVVRGDHAYGRSALQGLLKELEDTSVCVSYQEMIPLLYDSQRAIEIIRVMNSSSARVVVVFSAEGELTPFLKDYMKLNVTGIQWIASEAWVTASVFTGSEYYPFLGGTIGFGIRQGYIPKLKDYITTVNPQTYSSNTLVQELWGALYGCSPFSSFTHSAQLPLCTGQEILNKQHSAYMNTSSPRIAYNVYKGVYAIAHSLHNLISCKPGNGPFNNSMCADSTKVYPWQLQHYLQEVSFTISGEMVNFDMNGDSIPSYDLINWQKGTAGNIELVKVGMYDGAQEAGSELIIYDTAITWARDKSEVPVSVCSDSCPPGSRKAVRQGEPLCCFDCVPCDSGKISNQTDSVDCMVCPEGYWSNDDGTACIPKVIEFLSHDAMGLTLTAIAVVGACVTLAVFTVFLYHRNTPIVRMNNSELSFFILLSLTLCFLCALIFIGEPTSWSCMLRHTAFSITFSLCISCILGKTLVVLAAFTATQPGNNVMKWLGPIQQRIIIFSCTLVQVIICAAWLISSPPFPNRNTQYQHSKIILDCSVGSELAFWCVLGYIGILACLCFILAFLARKLPGNFNEAKFITFSMLIFCAVWLAFIPAYVSSPGKFTTAVEIFAILASSFGLLLCLFAPKCYIILLKPEKNTKQHLMGK